The Planctomycetaceae bacterium genome segment GAATGCTGTAGGTGAAGCCCTGAAGGGTCAGCTGCAGCATTAACTTCAGCGCTACGGCGGGCTCGCCACCGAAAAGCGATGGGATCAGCAGCAGTTGACCAAATCCGGAACCGGCCAGCGTTGTGCTGATGAACGTCAGGACGAACAGAATGACGGACGTTCGAAGCTGTTTTCGGCGAGCCTTCCGGCGCGCGGCCCACTGGTATCGGTTGACGGATTCCGGATCGGGAAAGGGATATCCCGGCGGCATCTGAATCAGGACCGGCGGGTGTCGTACCGGCACGTCTCGCGATTCTTCGGCATGGCGGGCGACAAGAAAATCCTCGTCGGAGGCGCGTGGATGCGGTGCAAAATCACCGTCATGCGAACTATTCGGAGATGTCATGAAAACGTGAAGACCGGTGGAAGTTCAGGTCGGATTGAGATGAGTAGCGGGAGTGGCTCATAGTAGGTCGATTCGCCGGAAATGGCACGCGTTAAGGCGTGCGGCATCTGAGAATGGACCCTCCCGCACAGCGGGAGCGAGGATGATCGGCGCGCCGATCAAACGAGGGGGAGGGTCGGCCGGACCGTGAGTTCCCTGCCAGCCCTCCCCGCGATCGAACGCCTGAACGGCATTCGATCGGCGACCCTCCCGTTGAAACGGGAGGGTGAAACAATTGCCGCTCTGCTCGGGTAAATTCTTCTCTGCCGATCGCTCAAGATCCAGCCGGTTGCTGCGACTGATGTGCCATGTGTGGGCAGCCGATCCGGCAACCCGGCTGCATCCTATCCGTTATGCCACTTCCGCCTTCAATTGCAGTAGTTGACAAGAAACTCGACGTCCCGAGAGGTGCGATTTCGTCATTGTCTGGAAAACAGTAAATTACTGCAATCAATAGGTCTGTCAGAGGAGTTTGCATGTCTAGTCGATCGCTCATCATACCGCTTACAATTGCCTGTTGTGGATGCGGAACTCTCTCAAACATCACACCGTGCATGATTCCGCCTCACCATTTTGAGCCATACGGAGGAGTTCGCAATTCCTGGTTCATTGCTCGCCACATGGGTGAATTTGAGCGAGACGACAAGGCTCGGAGTGATGATTCTCTTAAGGCAATTTCGGACGGAGCAGGAAGCGTCTACTTTACAGCGGTTGACGTCCCGCTCAGTGCTATTGGTGATACGTTGACGCTACCATTGGTCTTGAATGGCCATGCTCACGCAAACGGGATCCGAAAAGCTGATAGTGACTGACCGACATTCATGGCGAACGAATGTGCCACAGAAGCAATGCGCTTCTTCAGGCATAACGCCCAATCGGCGGCAACTTCGCGCCGCATAACGTGAATCGGGGCCGTCAATAGTCGACGGGGCAGCGTTGCGGATATGCTGAGCCCTGTCTACTGCGGGCATCGTGTGGTTCGCGCAGTTTCGAGTATCCAAAACGCCTGTCGTCATGGCATTCGTGAATCCGCGGAAAGTGTTGGCTGACGATGAGATTCGGGTGGTCGGCTTCCTCGGTCGCTGTGTGAGGCGGGGGATTCTGTGTGGAACGGATCCGGTATCGGGGCGGGACGACGAACTTTGGCGGCGATGGAAACGGATACGTGACAAGTGAACAATCGCATTGCAATCCTGATGCTTGCTGTGATATTCGCTTCCGCTGCCGGCATAGCAGTGTGGCTGGGCATTCTTGACACTTCGACTTCCGTACCGGATCACGCCCGACAGGACGCAACTTCAGAAGAAACCGGCCCGGTCGCGTCGGTTGGCGGCGGCTTCGGGACGGCACCGCTGAGTTCATCGGATGAGTCACCGCTGGCGGCTGTTCGTTTTTCGGAAGTCAGTGGCGACGTTGGCCTGGACGTCCACTACGTCAACGGCGTGAATCCGGATCTTCCGGGACTGATGATTTACCAGAGCATCGGCGGAGGCGTCGCGGTGATCGATGCTGACCGCGACGGGTTGCCGGATCTGTTCTTTCCGCAGGCTTCTGTCGGCTCACCGCTGGATCAGCGTGACTCTTCCGCCACGGACGTTCTGATTCGCAATCGATCGGGTCGTGCGGCGGACGTGTCGGCGATCGCTTTGCCGACAGATTCGGACTACGGCTGCGGCGCGGCTGCGGGTGATGTCGACGGCGACGGGTTCCCGGATTTGTACGTCACCAACGCGGGAATCAATCGCCTGCTGCACAACAACGGTGACGGAACGTTCGATCGGCTGCCGAATGAGGGGATTTCCCGTGACGCTCAATGGACGGCGTCCGCAATGATTGCCGACTTGAACGGCGACGGCTTTCCCGAAATCTATGACGTGAACTATTGCGGCGGCGAGCGGCCCTACACTCAGGTTTGTATGAGAGAATCCGGCCAGCACCCGAGAACCTGCATTCCCACGGAGTTTTCCGCCGCGGATGATCGACTGCTGCTGAATTCCGGCGACGGCAGCTTTCAGGATGTCAGCCAGGCCGCCGGCATTCTGATTCCTGACGGCCGGGGCCTGGGGATCATCGCCGCAGAATTTGACGGGACTGCGGGGCTGGATCTTTACGTCGCAAATGACATGACAGCGAATTTCCTGTTCCTCAACCGCACGCCGCAGGCAGGTTCTTCACCGCTGTTTGAAGACCACGGAGTTGTGTCCGGTACCGCGTATGATTTTGACGGCAAAGCTCAGGCATCAATGGGCATCGCCGTGGATGACGCCGACAACGATGGTCTGCCGGATTTGTTCGTGACTCACTTCTACAACGAATCGAATACGTACTACCACCAGCAGCCGGGGTTCTATTTTGTGGATGAATCTGTCGCCGCGAACCTGCAGTCGGCGGCCATGCAGACACTTGGCTTCGGGACTCAGTTTCTGGACGCTGACCTGGATGGCTGGCCGGACCTGGTCGTCGTGAACGGTCATGTCGATGATTTTACGGAAACGGGTGTTCCGTATCGCATGAAGCCACAGTTCTTCCGCAATCGCGGCGGACGTTTCACCGAACGGCCGGCTGCCGATGTCGGTGCATTCTTCGCCGCGGAACAACTTGGCAGGGGACTTGCGAAGCTCGACTGGAACCGCGACGGAAGGGAAGACTTTGTCGTTTCGCGGCTGATCGACCCGGCGGCGCTGGTCGTCAATGACACGTCCGTCACGGGGCACTCTGCAATTCTGTATCTGACTGGACGGATTGCTCGCGATGCCATCGGCGCCAAAGTCACCATCACTGCCGGCGGTGTTTCCAGAACCCGGCAACTTGTCGCGGGCGACGGATTCGCCAGCACCAACGAACGCCGCATCGTCTGCGGCCTGGGAACGGCCAGCCACATCGATTCGCTGCACGTGATCTGGCCGGACGGATCGGAATCGTCGTACAGTGATCTTCCGGCGGACCGCGCCTGGCGCCTTGTGCAGGGTGTGGGCACGGCGTTTGAACTGCCGGCGGAGGCGCAACCGTGAGCGTTTCTCAGCAGCAACCGGACAACGTTCGACAGCAGGACGCCGCACGTTCGCCGCAGCGCCGTCGGCGATGGCTGCCGATTGTTCTGGTCGGCGCGGCCGTTTGTGTCACG includes the following:
- a CDS encoding CRTAC1 family protein, encoding MNNRIAILMLAVIFASAAGIAVWLGILDTSTSVPDHARQDATSEETGPVASVGGGFGTAPLSSSDESPLAAVRFSEVSGDVGLDVHYVNGVNPDLPGLMIYQSIGGGVAVIDADRDGLPDLFFPQASVGSPLDQRDSSATDVLIRNRSGRAADVSAIALPTDSDYGCGAAAGDVDGDGFPDLYVTNAGINRLLHNNGDGTFDRLPNEGISRDAQWTASAMIADLNGDGFPEIYDVNYCGGERPYTQVCMRESGQHPRTCIPTEFSAADDRLLLNSGDGSFQDVSQAAGILIPDGRGLGIIAAEFDGTAGLDLYVANDMTANFLFLNRTPQAGSSPLFEDHGVVSGTAYDFDGKAQASMGIAVDDADNDGLPDLFVTHFYNESNTYYHQQPGFYFVDESVAANLQSAAMQTLGFGTQFLDADLDGWPDLVVVNGHVDDFTETGVPYRMKPQFFRNRGGRFTERPAADVGAFFAAEQLGRGLAKLDWNRDGREDFVVSRLIDPAALVVNDTSVTGHSAILYLTGRIARDAIGAKVTITAGGVSRTRQLVAGDGFASTNERRIVCGLGTASHIDSLHVIWPDGSESSYSDLPADRAWRLVQGVGTAFELPAEAQP